In Molothrus ater isolate BHLD 08-10-18 breed brown headed cowbird chromosome 21, BPBGC_Mater_1.1, whole genome shotgun sequence, a single genomic region encodes these proteins:
- the PTRH2 gene encoding peptidyl-tRNA hydrolase 2, mitochondrial: MISLFEPEFLNVIIGVVCGVCLGWGIRGRLRRKPGAGAVPDPSSSLGGEPDIMGETGELKLVLIVRNDLKMGKGKVAAQCSHAAVSAYKQVHKRDPELLKQWEYCGQPKVVLKAPDEETLVQLLAEAKRLGLTVSLIQDAGRTQIAPGSRTVLGIGPGPADVIDKVSGHLKLF, translated from the coding sequence ATGATTTCTCTCTTTGAGCCCGAGTTCCTGAATGTCATCATCGGAGTGGTGTGCGGcgtgtgcctgggctggggcatcCGGGGGAGGCTCCGCAGGaagcctggagctggggcagtgccagacccttccagcagcctgggggGCGAGCCTGACATCATGGGGGAGACCGGGGAGCTCAAGCTGGTGCTGATCGTCCGCAACGACCTGAAGATGGGCAAGGGCAAAGTAGCAGCACAGTGCTCCCACGCTGCTGTCTCTGCCTACAAGCAGGTTCACAAAAGGGATCCCGAGCTCCTGAAGCAGTGGGAATACTGTGGACAGCCCAAAGTGGTGCTCAAAGCTCCCGATGAAGAGActctggtgcagctgctggctgaggcGAAGCGCCTGGGGCTGACTGTGAGCTTGATACAGGATGCTGGGCGTACTCAGATAGCTCCAGGCTCCAGGACAGTCCTTGGGATCGGACCAGGACCAGCTGATGTTATAGATAAAGTGTCTGGTCACCTTAAACTCTTCTAA